TCACCTTGGACAAGGATTTCTTACAGCCTGCGACACACCTGCAGTGGATCGCTCGCTCTGGTGTGGGTCTGGAGAACATCGATCTGGACTACTGCCGAGAACAGGATATACAGACCTTCAATGCAGCCGGAGGAAATGCCGATGCGGTGGGGGAGCATGTCATCGGGATGTTGCTGACCCTGTTCAACAAATTGTGTTCAGCAGATGCTTCCGTACGCGCGGGGCGGTGGGAAAGGGAGGCCCATCGAGGCATCGAGTTGGGAGCACGTACTGTGGGGATTATCGGATATGGCAATACCGGAAGGTCGGTAGCAGAGAAACTGAGCGGATTCGGGTGTGAAGTACTGGCCTATGACAAATACCATCCGGTAGATGGGCCCTATGCTCGGAAAGCGACCTTGTCAGAGATTCAGGACGCATGCGATATCCTCTCCTTCCATGTCCCCCTGACCCATGAGACCCGCCATTATCTGGATGAGGCTTTTATCGATCACATGCGCCAGCCATTATATCTGGTCAATGCCTCACGCGGACCGGTCTGCAGTACATCTTCCATCGTAAGTGGCCTCAAGAGTGGAAAGATACTGGGAGCCTGCTTGGATGTATTGGAGGAAGAAGGGCCTGATCTACAACTTCGCTCCAAGGAGAATCCTTTCCTACAGAAGTTGCTCTCCTTCAGTCAGGTCCTGTTGAGTCCACATGTGGCAGGTTGGACTGATAGCAGCTATGAGAAGCTGGCCGATGTGTTACTAGAGAAAATTCCGCGTGCCGAGGGGCATTGAGTCTGGATACTCTAATTCAGAGAGCCGTAGGTCATGGCTGATCCTCACCATCTGCCTCCGAAGGCTGTTTTCCTTCTGAAGGCATGAACCCATCTATTAAATGGAGGTCGCGCTGCGGGAACGGAATCTGTACGCCATGCTCTCTGAAAGCCTTGAAAATGGCAAATCGCAGGTCGCTTTTCAATAATTCTACCTCCCAAGAGCGACTGGCCCAGA
Above is a genomic segment from Flavobacteriales bacterium containing:
- a CDS encoding phosphoglycerate dehydrogenase, yielding MPKVLFIDEVHPKMWTELERMGYRCADLTSADKEEVLEKLPSAHGLVIRSRFTLDKDFLQPATHLQWIARSGVGLENIDLDYCREQDIQTFNAAGGNADAVGEHVIGMLLTLFNKLCSADASVRAGRWEREAHRGIELGARTVGIIGYGNTGRSVAEKLSGFGCEVLAYDKYHPVDGPYARKATLSEIQDACDILSFHVPLTHETRHYLDEAFIDHMRQPLYLVNASRGPVCSTSSIVSGLKSGKILGACLDVLEEEGPDLQLRSKENPFLQKLLSFSQVLLSPHVAGWTDSSYEKLADVLLEKIPRAEGH